From a single Nostoc sp. MS1 genomic region:
- a CDS encoding S10 family peptidase, with product MVDTPNSPVNRKPSITKQTLLLDGQQIRYTATAQWQTLFEDEKPVAEMFHVAYIAEVEEGTLRPLTFVFNGGPGAASAYLHMGALGPKRVYFDNCGNLPKPPVRVVDNAESWLSFTDLVFIDPIGTGFSRILPQNKDIKHNDKDDSSETDTPKETEFWEVERDLKALGEFIGQFLSRHKRWLSPIFIAGESYGGFRVARLARKLQQEFGIGLCGAILISPALEFSLLAGSDYNLTAWATVMPSFAAAAAHHHRVQWAAQEGNLQAHIAAAEQFARTTLIPLLAMGDVVTGDERQIAYEQMAGLIGLPVTVVERQQGRVGIEIFARELLRDQQRIVGLYDASITAIDPFPSRVSYEGSDPTLDGLDRLFAGAINSHLRDTLGVETDLSYRLLNLETFKAWKFDLKGEFKQGFLGSVDDLRVGMTLNPYMQVYIVHGFFDLVTPYFASKHLVDLMKLNSQIRPNITIKSFPGGHMFYTWDESRALWLTQMKDFYHKATA from the coding sequence ATGGTTGATACTCCTAACTCACCCGTAAACCGTAAGCCCAGTATTACTAAACAAACGCTCTTACTTGATGGGCAACAAATCCGCTACACTGCTACGGCCCAATGGCAAACCTTGTTTGAAGATGAAAAACCTGTTGCCGAAATGTTTCATGTGGCTTACATAGCCGAGGTTGAAGAAGGAACGCTACGACCGCTTACTTTCGTTTTCAATGGTGGCCCAGGAGCAGCATCGGCATACTTGCACATGGGAGCTTTAGGCCCAAAGCGCGTTTATTTTGATAATTGTGGAAACTTGCCCAAACCTCCAGTTCGGGTAGTAGATAATGCTGAAAGTTGGTTAAGCTTTACAGACCTAGTATTCATAGATCCGATTGGCACAGGTTTTAGCCGTATTTTACCTCAAAATAAAGATATTAAACACAACGATAAAGACGATTCTTCGGAAACGGACACACCCAAGGAGACAGAATTTTGGGAAGTTGAGCGAGACCTAAAAGCACTAGGAGAATTTATTGGGCAATTTCTCTCTCGTCATAAGCGATGGTTATCCCCTATCTTTATTGCCGGAGAAAGTTACGGCGGTTTTCGAGTTGCTAGGTTAGCCCGCAAGCTGCAACAGGAATTTGGTATTGGTCTTTGTGGAGCTATTTTGATTTCTCCTGCTTTAGAGTTCAGTCTGCTGGCGGGTAGCGATTACAACCTGACAGCTTGGGCAACAGTAATGCCTTCGTTCGCCGCCGCCGCCGCGCATCATCACCGTGTTCAATGGGCAGCGCAAGAAGGTAATTTACAAGCTCACATAGCAGCAGCAGAACAATTTGCACGCACAACCCTAATTCCACTTCTGGCAATGGGAGATGTAGTAACAGGCGATGAGCGCCAGATTGCCTATGAGCAAATGGCAGGATTGATCGGCTTGCCTGTAACAGTTGTTGAGAGACAACAAGGAAGGGTCGGCATTGAAATCTTTGCCAGAGAATTACTACGGGATCAACAGAGAATTGTCGGACTTTACGACGCTTCAATTACGGCAATAGATCCTTTCCCCTCTCGTGTGAGTTATGAAGGCAGTGACCCTACCCTTGATGGTTTGGATCGTCTGTTTGCAGGGGCAATCAATAGTCACCTACGGGATACATTAGGTGTTGAAACCGACTTGTCTTACCGTCTGTTGAATTTGGAAACATTTAAAGCTTGGAAATTTGATCTTAAAGGCGAGTTCAAACAGGGCTTTTTAGGCTCAGTGGATGATCTACGTGTAGGAATGACTTTGAACCCCTACATGCAGGTTTACATCGTTCATGGATTCTTCGATTTGGTTACACCTTATTTTGCCTCTAAACATCTAGTGGATTTGATGAAATTAAATTCTCAAATTCGTCCTAATATCACAATAAAATCCTTTCCAGGAGGGCATATGTTTTACACTTGGGATGAATCACGCGCTTTATGGTTGACACAAATGAAAGATTTTTACCACAAGGCAACAGCCTAA
- a CDS encoding chromophore lyase CpcT/CpeT translates to MNINKAYTLTALIPVLTIAPVTRVNAISAPPLKTQVKQVAQWFTGLFDNSQQVANNPSIPLITLSSCSVDLTNANPTSEIENIYLEQKSINRFRLYSFSPGTSSVNLSIRSFESSSLYSGLCNRPQSQQIIDYSQVLQTSCELNLFWQQNSYIGNNAPNGCPTSSNGKVVSSVTIFPNSINSLDQIFASNGKLLFATPVEFRRIAPIPEPSLIIGLLVVSLWGSAKAISRRHN, encoded by the coding sequence ATGAATATAAATAAAGCCTATACGTTAACAGCACTAATTCCAGTATTAACAATTGCTCCGGTCACGCGAGTTAATGCTATTAGTGCGCCACCATTAAAGACACAAGTTAAACAAGTAGCACAGTGGTTTACAGGTTTGTTCGATAATTCTCAACAAGTAGCCAACAACCCTTCCATACCATTAATTACTTTATCAAGCTGTAGTGTAGACTTGACAAATGCCAACCCTACCTCTGAGATAGAGAACATTTATTTAGAGCAAAAAAGTATTAATCGCTTTCGCCTTTACTCTTTTTCGCCAGGAACTTCGTCAGTAAATCTTAGCATTCGTAGCTTTGAGTCCAGCAGCCTTTATAGTGGTTTATGCAATCGACCTCAATCACAACAGATTATTGATTATAGCCAGGTATTGCAAACAAGCTGTGAGTTAAACCTTTTTTGGCAACAGAATAGCTACATAGGGAATAATGCTCCCAATGGTTGCCCTACTAGTTCTAATGGCAAAGTGGTTTCTAGTGTCACAATTTTCCCAAATTCCATTAACTCTTTAGATCAAATTTTTGCATCTAATGGTAAGTTGTTATTTGCTACACCTGTAGAGTTTCGTAGAATAGCTCCGATACCAGAACCTTCCTTGATAATTGGGTTATTAGTTGTTAGCCTTTGGGGTTCAGCTAAAGCAATTTCCCGCCGACACAATTGA
- a CDS encoding efflux RND transporter periplasmic adaptor subunit, producing MSQGIDDKSFTDIVEPEPQLPRPKKRTILTVLGLIFLAGMGFFSIHAGAAKPDKASKYGGRNQITPVTLAQATQKTVPVQIQAIGNVQSGSTVSITPQASGRIIGVYFQKGQNVKKGQLLFTLDDRIQNATIQQAAGVVSKDEAQIEQARATLTKDQGAVEQARATLAKDQGAIEQAKSTLAKDQGAVRQAQANLAKDAAQAKYAQAQSDRYNQLYKEGAISQDQAQQYSTNSQASGATLQADKEAIANAQAVVQGDKVAIENAQQVVKGDIVAIANAQAVLKGDQAAIQNAQSVKSSDQGALDNVKVQSSYTKIYSPIDGRAGNILVDLGNVVQANSTNPLVTIVKIHPIQVSFSIPEDNLPQVQKYVSNGKLKVDVTFPDKNNSIPGILTFINNTVDNSTGTIQLIGTFDNADGRLFPGQFVNATLTLTQIANATVVPAQAVQNGPDGQFVFVVKPDMTVQNTPVTVSSTIDGLDVIEKGVQPGDKVVTDGQANLVTGSKIRARTAGNLGSGNDMGNSAQPQRHRRQSAGGDS from the coding sequence ATGAGCCAGGGTATTGATGACAAGAGTTTCACGGATATTGTGGAACCAGAACCACAGTTACCTCGCCCAAAAAAACGGACGATTTTGACTGTTTTAGGGTTGATATTTCTGGCAGGGATGGGTTTTTTTAGTATCCATGCGGGTGCTGCAAAGCCAGACAAAGCTAGCAAATATGGCGGTAGGAACCAAATAACGCCAGTGACATTAGCACAGGCTACACAAAAAACAGTACCCGTACAAATACAGGCGATTGGTAATGTGCAATCTGGCTCTACAGTATCAATTACACCCCAAGCCAGTGGGCGGATTATCGGTGTTTATTTCCAGAAAGGTCAAAACGTTAAAAAAGGACAGCTTTTATTTACTCTTGATGACCGCATCCAAAATGCTACTATCCAACAAGCCGCAGGCGTAGTATCCAAAGACGAAGCACAAATAGAACAAGCCAGAGCTACCTTAACTAAAGACCAAGGAGCAGTAGAACAAGCTAGAGCTACCTTAGCTAAAGACCAAGGAGCGATAGAACAAGCCAAGTCCACCTTAGCTAAAGACCAAGGGGCAGTCAGGCAGGCTCAGGCAAATTTAGCCAAAGATGCAGCCCAAGCAAAATACGCTCAGGCACAGAGCGATCGCTACAATCAACTATACAAAGAAGGTGCTATTAGCCAGGATCAAGCTCAACAATACTCTACAAATAGTCAAGCATCTGGGGCGACACTACAAGCAGATAAAGAAGCGATCGCTAATGCTCAAGCAGTAGTGCAAGGTGATAAAGTAGCCATTGAAAATGCCCAACAAGTTGTGAAAGGCGATATAGTGGCGATCGCTAATGCTCAAGCAGTGCTTAAGGGCGATCAAGCAGCTATCCAGAATGCACAGTCTGTCAAAAGTAGTGACCAAGGTGCATTGGATAATGTCAAAGTCCAATCATCCTATACTAAGATTTACTCGCCTATAGATGGTCGTGCTGGTAATATCCTGGTGGATTTGGGTAATGTGGTGCAGGCGAATAGTACAAATCCCCTCGTAACTATCGTCAAAATTCATCCGATTCAAGTTTCCTTTTCTATCCCGGAAGACAATCTCCCCCAGGTACAAAAGTATGTATCAAATGGCAAGTTGAAAGTTGATGTTACTTTTCCCGACAAGAATAATTCTATACCCGGTATTTTAACTTTTATCAATAATACAGTTGACAATTCTACAGGGACAATTCAGCTAATCGGTACTTTTGATAATGCTGACGGACGCTTGTTTCCTGGTCAATTTGTCAACGCAACGCTGACCCTCACCCAGATAGCAAATGCCACCGTCGTCCCAGCCCAAGCAGTACAAAATGGCCCAGACGGACAATTTGTGTTTGTTGTCAAGCCAGATATGACAGTACAAAACACCCCAGTCACAGTCAGCAGCACCATTGATGGTTTAGATGTGATTGAAAAAGGAGTGCAACCAGGGGATAAAGTCGTTACCGATGGGCAAGCAAATCTGGTGACTGGTAGTAAAATCCGTGCGAGAACGGCTGGTAATTTAGGTAGCGGTAATGATATGGGCAACTCTGCACAACCGCAAAGACACCGCCGCCAGTCAGCAGGAGGTGACTCATGA
- a CDS encoding FUSC family protein: MPFTDKRPFSWLLQQFQLQPGKPAILNGFRSLLILGVPIGIGIITGNAAASAIATMAAWFVGMVNVDGTYRQQLTAMIAATIAVTTVFLIASLVSGHLWLAVPTTFIVIFIAGLAGLFGNVASSVSLVTSIMFVIALAKFATFTNFSTLVQHCALCLAGGTWTTILSLGTWVMRPQAPVMEGVAKCYVSLSKLIDLTRESVLNPQDQQEWSEQFLQAYDTAIQNLTSARSVWTAMWTVKKGANQQGQNLLVLIEDANQIANSIVALTELLAIASKHQLFFQLHREILQVMEQLAIALKIISKAIAQGKNSVHLGDLDRNVEALQHQWQVLRSHVLKTTYPQTDDYSHLIHLRKITSSLVNLAGQIHTDAEIITDLRQGKQRRLVQEDIPPQPGLMCWQIMELLRNNLTFDSVIFRHALRLALMTTLAEFLASVLQLPRGYWITLTALVALKPNFGGTYQTTVQRVIGTILGGIIGIVLVVLVKNQIAIALCLLLLVFIAMSVRPLSYSIFTILLTPAIILLLSLISAGGWQVGILRIVDSLAGGFLALVGSYFLFPRWERQQLPTQLEKTIRANLAYFQQVIANYLEPQHNALAMINSLRHQAALENVNATAAAQRLFSEPRHIQGEIEPVMTLILYIRGFFGSVTTLAEHLQEFSGGYQLIELQQLTNAMIQVLEDLANSLQKGQPPQPFPALNEYLEVIHNQIENLHTARLSQIRINPHTSTSTLQAVREQTPLSIELERIVNEIKVIHCVINRMQDSLNP; this comes from the coding sequence ATGCCATTTACAGATAAACGCCCTTTTAGTTGGTTATTGCAGCAGTTTCAACTCCAACCGGGTAAACCTGCAATTCTTAATGGATTTCGTAGCTTGTTAATATTGGGTGTTCCTATTGGGATTGGGATCATAACTGGTAATGCAGCAGCAAGTGCGATCGCTACTATGGCGGCTTGGTTTGTTGGTATGGTAAATGTTGACGGTACATATCGTCAGCAATTAACGGCGATGATTGCAGCTACTATTGCTGTGACTACGGTATTTTTAATTGCCAGTCTAGTGAGTGGGCATCTGTGGTTAGCAGTACCGACGACATTTATTGTGATATTTATTGCAGGTTTAGCTGGTCTTTTTGGTAATGTAGCCTCATCTGTCAGCTTGGTTACTTCCATTATGTTTGTGATTGCACTGGCTAAATTTGCTACATTTACTAATTTCTCAACACTTGTGCAACACTGTGCGCTATGTCTAGCTGGGGGAACATGGACAACTATATTATCACTAGGAACCTGGGTGATGCGTCCACAGGCTCCTGTCATGGAGGGAGTAGCTAAGTGTTATGTCTCGTTAAGTAAACTTATAGACTTGACTAGGGAGAGTGTCTTAAATCCACAAGATCAGCAGGAGTGGTCAGAACAATTTTTACAAGCTTATGATACTGCAATTCAAAATTTGACATCTGCCCGTAGTGTCTGGACAGCAATGTGGACTGTAAAGAAAGGTGCGAACCAGCAGGGGCAAAATTTACTGGTGTTAATTGAGGATGCCAATCAAATCGCTAATTCTATTGTTGCCCTAACGGAACTTTTGGCGATCGCCTCTAAACACCAATTATTTTTTCAGTTGCATAGAGAAATTCTACAAGTGATGGAACAGTTGGCGATCGCTCTAAAAATCATCTCAAAAGCGATCGCTCAAGGAAAAAACTCAGTTCATTTAGGGGATTTAGACCGCAACGTTGAAGCACTGCAACATCAGTGGCAAGTTTTGCGCTCTCATGTTCTCAAAACAACCTACCCTCAGACAGATGACTATAGTCATCTAATTCATTTAAGAAAAATTACCAGCAGTTTGGTAAATTTGGCAGGGCAAATTCATACTGATGCAGAGATCATTACAGATTTAAGACAAGGAAAACAACGCCGCCTTGTTCAGGAAGATATTCCTCCTCAACCTGGATTAATGTGTTGGCAAATTATGGAGTTATTGCGAAATAACTTAACTTTTGATTCAGTTATTTTTCGTCACGCGCTACGCCTAGCACTGATGACAACATTGGCGGAATTTCTCGCCTCAGTATTACAACTACCCAGAGGTTACTGGATAACTCTAACAGCCTTAGTTGCACTCAAACCCAACTTTGGCGGGACTTACCAGACAACGGTGCAAAGAGTTATCGGTACTATTTTGGGTGGGATTATTGGTATTGTTCTGGTTGTTTTAGTTAAAAATCAAATTGCGATCGCCCTATGTTTGCTATTGTTAGTGTTTATTGCCATGTCGGTACGTCCATTAAGCTACAGCATATTTACCATCTTGCTCACCCCCGCCATCATCTTACTACTCAGCCTCATTAGTGCAGGCGGATGGCAAGTAGGAATATTGCGTATTGTGGATAGCCTAGCTGGAGGATTCTTAGCACTAGTTGGGAGTTATTTTCTGTTCCCTCGTTGGGAACGACAGCAACTTCCCACGCAACTAGAAAAGACTATTCGAGCTAATCTTGCATACTTTCAACAAGTTATCGCTAATTACCTTGAGCCACAACATAATGCCTTGGCGATGATCAATAGCTTACGCCATCAAGCAGCACTAGAAAACGTTAACGCTACCGCCGCCGCCCAAAGATTATTCAGTGAACCCCGGCATATTCAAGGGGAAATTGAACCTGTCATGACATTGATACTCTACATTCGTGGCTTTTTTGGTTCAGTCACAACCCTGGCAGAACATCTGCAAGAATTTAGCGGTGGGTATCAATTGATTGAACTACAGCAACTTACAAACGCAATGATTCAAGTTTTGGAAGATTTAGCAAATTCGCTCCAAAAGGGACAGCCACCCCAACCGTTCCCAGCACTCAATGAGTATCTAGAAGTAATTCACAACCAAATTGAAAATTTACATACTGCTCGTTTATCCCAAATAAGGATCAATCCCCATACTTCCACTTCCACATTACAAGCTGTGCGAGAACAAACACCCCTATCCATAGAACTAGAGCGAATTGTGAATGAGATTAAAGTTATCCATTGTGTAATTAATCGTATGCAAGATTCATTAAATCCTTAA
- a CDS encoding S41 family peptidase, with the protein MLSPKLSAKIKLALLTVFVAGSSLYGGKVLGQARYSPQKLVDEVWQIVNQDYVDGSFNHQDWQAIHKQYLGQEYTSKQQAYTKIKEMVAKLGDRYTEFYDPEEFKSLSNDLSGTLNGVGLELAENEKTKALTVVAPIEATPASKAGILPNDVIIRIDNQSTKGMKIDDAVKRILGPAGTKVSLTIQRGEQVKTFQLTRAKITLNPVTSKVDTTSAAKIGYIRLSEFTENSAMKMRQAIQALEQQSVQGYVLDLRSDPGGLLDASLDIASMWLDKDAIVSLVNRDQIKQSYNATGHRLTDKPLVVLVDQGSASASEILAGALQDDKRATLVGTRTFGKGLVQSVQPLEDGSGLKLTVAKYYTPKGRDINHVGINPDITVSLTQAQQKALVENHSLNTLADPQYATAINNLSQLIRTGSTNHVGLERGR; encoded by the coding sequence ATGCTATCGCCAAAATTGAGCGCTAAAATAAAACTTGCTTTACTAACAGTATTCGTAGCAGGAAGTAGTCTCTACGGGGGAAAAGTATTAGGGCAAGCAAGATATAGTCCACAAAAACTGGTGGATGAAGTGTGGCAAATCGTCAATCAAGATTATGTTGATGGCAGCTTTAATCATCAAGATTGGCAAGCAATTCACAAGCAGTATTTGGGACAGGAATATACTTCTAAACAGCAGGCATACACAAAAATTAAAGAAATGGTAGCGAAATTAGGCGATCGCTACACCGAGTTTTACGACCCTGAAGAATTTAAGTCACTTAGTAACGATCTTTCTGGTACTCTCAACGGTGTCGGCTTAGAACTGGCAGAAAATGAAAAAACCAAAGCCTTAACTGTGGTTGCACCCATAGAAGCAACGCCAGCTTCTAAAGCAGGTATCTTACCGAACGATGTCATTATCCGCATCGATAATCAATCAACTAAAGGAATGAAAATAGATGATGCTGTCAAGCGGATTCTTGGGCCAGCCGGAACTAAGGTATCACTAACAATTCAACGAGGTGAACAAGTTAAAACTTTTCAATTGACACGCGCTAAAATTACTCTTAATCCTGTAACTTCTAAGGTTGACACAACTTCCGCCGCCAAAATTGGTTATATCCGTTTATCAGAATTTACAGAAAACTCAGCCATGAAGATGCGGCAAGCAATTCAGGCTCTAGAGCAACAATCAGTACAAGGTTATGTATTAGATTTGCGCTCCGATCCGGGTGGGTTGCTAGATGCCAGTTTGGATATTGCCAGTATGTGGTTAGATAAAGATGCGATCGTTTCTTTAGTCAATCGTGACCAAATTAAGCAAAGCTACAATGCAACGGGACATCGCCTGACTGACAAACCTTTAGTTGTACTTGTTGATCAAGGATCTGCCAGTGCCAGCGAAATTCTAGCTGGTGCGCTGCAAGATGATAAGCGCGCTACTTTGGTGGGAACTCGCACTTTTGGTAAGGGTTTGGTTCAATCTGTACAGCCTTTAGAAGATGGCTCTGGACTCAAACTAACTGTAGCCAAATATTACACACCCAAAGGTCGAGATATTAATCATGTGGGTATTAATCCAGATATTACCGTCAGCTTAACCCAGGCGCAACAGAAAGCATTAGTAGAAAATCACTCCCTCAACACATTAGCAGATCCCCAATATGCCACTGCTATCAATAATCTCAGTCAATTGATTCGTACAGGAAGTACCAATCATGTTGGTTTAGAGCGTGGGCGGTAA